One Gordonia mangrovi genomic region harbors:
- a CDS encoding NAD-dependent epimerase/dehydratase family protein — protein sequence MTTDTILVTGGSGFIAGHCILQLLEQGYSVRTTVRDMRKETQVRNVLDAAGMSRGDALTFVQADLMHDVGWSAAVNGIDAVLHVASPVQPGKVKDENDVIAPAREGTLRVLRAARDAGVRRVVLTSAFHAVGFGHGRSHAPFTEEDWSVLDGPGVDAYGKSKILAERAAWDFTRAEGGTTELVTLQPVAVMGPLMGKDISGSNHLIQNMLTGKMAGLPDMYIPIVDVRDVAAAHVGAIKPPDAAGQRFLIAAAEPAVALSQVSKILRDSLGDSASRVPARRIPGLVVRVMALSSEEARGAAAELGFQKIITIDKARKVLGFSPRSSAEAIVAAAESIVANGLG from the coding sequence ATGACCACAGACACCATTCTTGTCACCGGCGGCTCCGGCTTCATCGCCGGCCACTGCATCCTCCAACTGCTCGAGCAGGGCTATTCCGTACGCACCACGGTGCGCGACATGCGGAAGGAGACACAGGTCCGCAACGTCCTCGATGCTGCGGGCATGTCCCGCGGCGACGCGCTGACGTTCGTCCAGGCTGACCTCATGCACGATGTTGGCTGGTCAGCCGCGGTGAATGGCATCGACGCGGTGCTGCACGTCGCGTCGCCCGTGCAACCCGGGAAGGTCAAGGACGAGAACGATGTCATCGCGCCGGCGAGGGAGGGGACCCTGCGAGTGCTGCGCGCCGCGCGGGATGCGGGCGTACGGCGTGTGGTGCTCACGTCGGCTTTCCACGCGGTCGGATTCGGACATGGGCGTTCACATGCACCGTTCACCGAGGAGGACTGGTCAGTGCTCGACGGTCCGGGCGTGGACGCCTACGGCAAGAGCAAGATCCTGGCCGAACGCGCCGCGTGGGACTTCACCCGCGCCGAGGGCGGGACCACCGAGTTGGTGACGCTGCAGCCGGTGGCGGTCATGGGACCGCTGATGGGCAAGGACATCTCGGGCTCGAATCATCTCATCCAGAACATGTTGACCGGCAAGATGGCGGGTCTGCCCGACATGTACATACCGATCGTCGACGTGCGCGACGTCGCGGCGGCTCATGTGGGGGCGATCAAACCACCGGACGCCGCGGGGCAACGCTTCCTGATCGCGGCCGCGGAACCGGCGGTCGCATTGTCACAGGTGTCGAAGATCCTCCGGGATTCGCTCGGGGACAGCGCATCCAGAGTTCCGGCCCGTCGCATCCCAGGACTCGTGGTGCGCGTGATGGCATTGTCCTCCGAGGAGGCGCGCGGTGCTGCGGCCGAACTCGGTTTCCAGAAGATCATCACGATCGACAAGGCCAGAAAGGTTCTCGGCTTCTCGCCGCGATCCTCGGCGGAGGCTATCGTGGCCGCCGCGGAGAGCATCGTCGCCAACGGTCTCGGGTAG